A genomic segment from Corylus avellana chromosome ca5, CavTom2PMs-1.0 encodes:
- the LOC132180319 gene encoding putative protein FAR1-RELATED SEQUENCE 10, which yields MTMKPSNNIWIRRQQCPCGDWKCYIKYEGDDQASVSSQLLKSETMPSSSSAEAVFTPYVGQIFRTDDDAFEYYSNFARKNGFSIRKARSTESQNLGIYRRDFVCYRSGFNQPRKKANVEHPRERKSVRCGCDAKLYLTKEIVDGVTQWYVSQFSNVHNHELLEDDQVRLLPAYRKIQEADQERILLLSKAGFPVNRIVKVLELEKGVQPGQLPFIEKDVRNFVRTCKKTVQENDALLTEKRENDTLELVDACKAMVDRDPDFVYDYTTDENGKVENIAWSSGDSVRSYTVFGDVATFDTSYRSITYGLLLGVWFGIDNHGKAIFFGCVLLQEENSHSFAWALQTFVRFMRGRRPQTILTDIDSGLRDAIARELPNTKHVICVWHILSKLSSWFTLPLGSQYADFKADFDMLCHLESVEDFEHQWNLLVARFGLVSDKHISLLFSYRASWPLSYTRSYFVARMLTAEFSQSLDSFLKRILSAPTCLQVFFEQIGIAANLQNQTREGIQYMHIKTCIPIEEHARSILTPYAFSVLQHEIVLSMQYATTEMANGSYLVRHYKKMDGECLVIWIPDDEQIHCSCKEFEHSGILCRHSLRVLIVKNYFELPERYFLHRWRVETSLLPMDDQHVQISSDECTQAFHSLAATLLTESLISKERFNYVHRELTGLLEHVRNMPVIDEFAMNMAANNVSES from the exons ATGACGATGAAGCCATCAAACAACATCTGGATTCGACGCCAACAGTGCCCATGTGGAGATTGGAAGTGTTATATCAAGTATGAAGGAGATGATCAGGCTTCAGTAAGCTCTCAGCTACTGAAGAGTGAAACAatgccatcatcatcatcggcGGAAGCAGTCTTTACTCCTTATGTGGGTCAAATTTTCAGAACTGATGACGATGCTTTTGAATACTATAGCAATTTTGCCCGGAAGAATGGGTTTTCAATTCGAAAAGCACGATCAACCGAAAGCCAAAATTTAGGTATATATAGACGAGATTTTGTTTGTTATCGGTCAGGGTTTAATCAACCCAGAAAAAAAGCCAATGTGGAGCATCCAAGGGAGCGTAAATCAGTTCGATGTGGATGTGATGCAAAATTATATTTGACAAAGGAAATTGTTGATGGTGTTACTCAATGGTATGTTTCACAATTTAGTAATGTTCATAACCATGAATTATTGGAAGATGACCAAGTTCGCCTACTTCCTGCTTATCGGAAAATACAGGAGGCTGATCAAGAACGAATTCTTTTACTCTCAAAAGCTGGGTTTCCTGTGAACCGGATAGTGAAAGTGTTGGAGTTAGAGAAGGGTGTTCAACCTGGGCAGTTGCCGTTCATAGAGAAGGATGTTAGAAATTTTGTTCGGACATGTAAAAAGACTGTACAAGAAAATGATGCTTTGCTCACTGAGAAAAGGGAGAATGATACACTGGAACTTGTCGATGCCTGCAAGGCTATGGTGGATAGGGATCCAGATTTTGTTTATGATTATACCACAGATGAAAATGGTAAGGTTGAAAATATTGCATGGTCATCTGGTGACTCTGTTCGCTCATATACAGTATTTGGTGACGTAGCTACTTTTGACACCTCATATCGTTCTATCACCTATGGATTGCTCCTTGGAGTATGGTTTGGTATAGATAATCATGGCAAGGCAATTTTCTTTGGGTGTGTTTTGCTACAAGAAGAAAATTCTCATTCATTTGCATGGGCTTTACAG ACTTTTGTTCGATTTATGAGAGGAAGACGGCCACAGACAATTCTAACTGATATAGATTCGGGCCTCAGAGATGCTATAGCAAGGGAGTTACCAAATACTAAACATGTGATATGTGTATGGCATATTCTGTCCAAATTATCTAGTTGGTTCACTTTGCCTCTTGGATCACAGTATGCAGATTTTAAAGCTGACTTTGATATGTTGTGTCATCTGGAGAGTGTAGAAGATTTTGAACATCAATGGAATCTTTTGGTTGCTCGGTTTGGACTTGTTTCAGATAAGCACATATCATTACTGTTTTCATATCGAGCATCCTGGCCACTTTCCTACACTAGAAGTTACTTCGTGGCTCGTATGTTGACAGCTGAGTTTTCTCAATCTTTGGACTCATTCTTGAAAAGAATCTTGAGTGCACCGACGTGTTTGCAAGTATTCTTTGAGCAG ATTGGAATTGCTGCTAACCTTCAAAATCAAACCAGAGAAGGAATTCAGTATATGCATATCAAGACATGCATACCTATTGAAGAACATGCACGAAGTATTCTTACACCTTATGCTTTCAGTGTGTTACAACATGAAATTGTGCTGTCCATGCAATATGCAACAACAGAAATGGCAAATGGATCCTATCTTGTGCGACATTACAAGAAAATGGATGGGGAATGTTTGGTGATTTGGATACCAGATGATGAGCAAATCCACTGTTCATGTAAGGAATTTGAACATTCGGGAATATTATGCAGGCACTCTCTTCGAGTACTTATAGTGAAGAACTACTTTGAGCTCCCAGAAAGGTATTTTCTGCATCGTTGGCGGGTAGAGACTTCTTTACTTCCCATGGATGATCAACATGTTCAAATCAGCAGCGACGAGTGCACTCAAGCATTTCATTCCCTTGCTGCAACTTTATTGACAGAATCCTTGATCTCTAAGGAACGTTTTAATTATGTTCATAGAGAACTTACAGGGCTCCTCGAGCATGTTAGAAACATGCCAGTCATTGATGAATTTGCCATGAATATGGCAGCTAACAATGTCAGTGAATCTTAG
- the LOC132180326 gene encoding uncharacterized protein LOC132180326: MGNFRHPYIQIASQFNHFCNPNKAIRFFLSFSLLSIIFSSLPFLLHSFHVHISTFPMKLFSYTVDKNYMFLLCNGLLAFIVKNSGLVGKSPLGDDLTEEHVMKKEDGRPSVPQLSENKAMDASEIVVMEVEEEKEMADRSLATVGIGDEGEAEEEGEDEEGEESELMSAEELHKRCDDFIRKMKEGIKIESRFPKVI, encoded by the coding sequence ATGGGCAATTTCAGGCACCCATATATCCAGATTGCAAGCCAGTTCAACCACTTCTGCAATCCCAACAAAGCCATCAgattcttcctctctttctcactcttATCTATCATATTTTCATCACTCCCTTTCCTTCTCCACTCCTTCCATGTCCACATCTCTACATTTCCCATGAAACTCTTTAGCTACACTGTTGACAAGAACTATATGTTCCTGCTCTGCAATGGACTCCTTGCTTTCATTGTCAAGAACTCTGGTCTGGTTGGGAAGTCTCCATTGGGGGATGATCTTACTGAAGAACATGTCATGAAGAAAGAAGATGGTCGGCCATCAGTACCTCAATTATCAGAGAATAAGGCCATGGATGCAAGTGAAATTGTAGTTATGGAAgttgaagaggaaaaagaaatggcAGATCGGTCTTTGGCAACAGTAGGAATTGGAGATGAAGGTGAAgctgaagaagaaggagaagatgaagagGGAGAAGAATCTGAGTTGATGAGTGCAGAGGAGTTACACAAAAGATGTGATGATTTTATAAGAAAGATGAAAGAAGGAATCAAAATTGAATCCCGATTCCCGAAAGTGATTTAA